In Lycium barbarum isolate Lr01 chromosome 9, ASM1917538v2, whole genome shotgun sequence, the DNA window ttatgatgatgccccggacgcgggatgatatgatatatggatcgggctgcatgttccgcaacaatatatatctatatgtatgtatgaaaaatgttttttttttaaaaaaagagctaagcatgcatgacatctgccttaagaggcatccaagtgtacatgttatctctcttatctcatgttattttccatatctttattatgttgttattcatgccttacatactcagtgcattattCGTATGACGTCCTtttgctgcgttcatgcccgcaggtaagcaGAGAGACAGATCAGATAAGCAGGGAGACTGATCGGATCCTTAGGTGCTTCATCAGCGATTTCTCAAGagtgctccatttgcttcggagctgcagcctagtggtattattcttttgtgtacatatttgggtacaacggggtcctatcccgtctttatgatttcatacactctatgtagaggctcatagacagatgtataaagttagatgttctataacctcatcggttcatgtttttgtgtatcatttttggctgccttgtcagcttgtgcatatgggcatagttgaggATGATTATATAGATGTGCATTTATCTTTTGGACTCATGCCCTTACAAATTATGATAGTTATGAGTTATCGTTGTgatccacctagatatgattatgagatgtatgagaAGAGGTGCTCGggaggttagctccgggtgcccgtcatggccctctgattGGGTCATGACACAACAGTTCAAGAACTAGTAATAAatctaaataaaaaatatatcatCCAATAAACTATTTAAGATGAGGATGACTAAAGTAGTCCCTTCTTTTAgataaatttttcatgaattaaatAAAATGTTTTATAATCGCGCGAAGCGCGAATAAATTTAATAGTTAAAACGATACACAAAGAATTTGGTTTCAAGTCTATCTGATGATATTCTCCTCTTATCTTATTTACCGTGAATAAAGTAAACAAATACATGAAAAGAATAGTAACTTTTAGTTTCCCCCTAATTTCACCGCAACTGGTTAAATGTTCCAAAATAAAAAGAGGAAATAAAAATAAACCTAAGTCAATCCATACTTGGGGGCACCGATCACGGATTATGGTTCTACTTCTGataattttaataaataaatatcaGATAATATCTCTAACTATAATAATAAATCGAAAccctttttttccttcaactaaAACAACAAAACATTTATTACACCACCTGTCTGTAGCTTTTTTATTTTACGCACACCTTAAGAAATATTATTAATTAGGAGGGTATTTCACTATTTTATTCTTAGACGTATAATCTCTCTTCATTAAATATTTAGtcaatttatgtgtcatctccattaatgacaaaattctacttagggtaaaatagaaaaaaaaattaattatgctatgaacttctaaaacgacaaataatgttaAATAACTATGTTTACTAACCACGACAGATAATTTGATATGCATATGTTTCTAGCTGTACAGTCGAGTTTCCCCAgtactttttttttgtgtgtttttaGTTTTtaccatgaaaaaaaaaagtaaaactaaATCTCATATATTTAAAAATTTCCGCCTAATTTCACTCAGTCGGTTAAAATAATGATCCAAAAGAATAACAACTCCAGTCAGTGAAAACAGGTACGTGATCACcaagcgttttttttttttttttttggaaaaatagaTGGTGCGTGATCACCAAGTAAAATATTCACTATATGTACATTCCTCAATAACAAATTTCATAAATCATACTATTATCAAATTCATTATCATTATTGTCCTTCAACCAATTAGTGTATCAATCAACAATGTCTCCTCCACCTGCATTGCTTGGTCCACCAGAAATTCATGGAATTTCCACTACTATCaccaccccaccacccaccctaCATTCCCTCATAATTAAGTCAACATTAACACCACAACAAGATATTTTTTATCAGCCAATTATGACAAGAATGGGTTTAACAGAAAATGGTTCAGCCACTTTTTTATCTACTGGAAACCCATGTTTAGATTTCTTTTTCCATATTGTACCTGATACCCCAGATCAAGATTTAGTAAAAAGATTAGAACTTTCTTGGAAAAATGATGCTTTAACAACCCTTAAGCTTATTTGTAACTTAAGGGGAGTTAGAGGTACTGGAAAATCAGAAAAAGAAGGGTTTTATACTTCTTCTTTATGGCTTCATTATTATCATCCTAAAACCCTTGCATGTAATGTTAAAGCCATTGCTGATTTTGGTTATTTTAAGGATGTTTTGGAGATTTTGTATAGATTGGTTGAGGGTCCTGATgttagaaaaaatgaaaaagaagagtggactgaaaagaaaaataatggttTTTTGGAGAAAAAAGAAAGGAGTATTTCCTATGTGAGTAAAGGGAAGGCAAAAAAAATTAGATTGGAAAAGATTATGGATAAGGCAAAGAAATTGTTGGATAGATATGATAAAGATTGTAATTTTAAGTTCTTGTATGATAAAATTTCAGGTTTTTTTGCTGATCAATTGAGGGAGGACATGAAATTGTACAATGAAGGGAAATATTATGAACTTAGTCTTGCGGCTAAGTGGTGTCCCTCTCTTGATTCATCGTATGATAAGTCATTGTTAATGTGCGAAAGCATTGGAAGAAAATTATTCCCTCGCGAAGATTATATTGAGTATCAGGATCTTGAAGACGCGCATTATGCTTATCGTGTGAGGGATCGATTGAGGAAAGAAGTTTTAGTGCCATTACACAAGGCATTGGAGGTTCCTGAGGTGTATATATGTGCGAATAAATGGGAAGATCTTCCTTATAAACGCGTCCCTTCAGTCGCGATGACATTGTACAAGAAATTGTTTTACAAGCACGATAAAGAACGATTCCAGCAGTACATTGAAGATGTGAAGAGTGGAAAAACAACAATAGCTGCTGGTGCATTGCTTCCACACGAGATAATCGCGTCGTTAAAGGATTCCACGGGACCTGAGGTTGCTGAGCTTCAATGGGAAAGAATAGTTAGTGACTTAGCAAAAATAGGGAAGTTAACAAATTGCATGGCAATAAGTGATGTATCAGGAAGTATGAGTGGGACTCCAATGGAAGTTTCTGTTGCTTTAGGGTTGCTTATTTCTGAACTTAGTGAAGAACCTTGGAAAGGGAAGTTAATCACATTTAGCAGTAATCCAGAATTTCACTTTGTGAAGGGGAAAAATTTGTCACAAAAGACTAATTTTATTAGGAGAATGGTTTGGGGTGGCAATACTGATTTTCAGaaagtgtttgataaaattctTGAAGTGGCTGTGAAGGGGAAATTAAGCGAGGAACAAATGATAAAGAGGGTGTTTGTATTTAGTGACATGGAATTTGATCAGGCTTCAATGAATCCATGGGAGACAGATTATCAAGTTATACAGAAGAAGTTTAAGAAAAATGGTTATAAAAAAGTGCCTGAAATTGTGTTTTGGAATTTGAGGAATTCAGTGGCAACACCAGTACCTAGTAATCAAGAAGGGGTGGCACTTGTGAGTGGATTTTCAAAGAATCTTGTCACTTTGTTCTTGGAAGAAGGTGGGATTATGAGTCCTGAAGCTGTTATGATGCAAGCTATTTCGGCTGAAGAGTATCAAAAGCTTGTAGTGTTTGATTAAATTGTAAAAAGAATTGTTGGAATTGTGATGAGATGTGCTCTTTAATTTCGATCTATTAATAAGAAATATGAGTTCCTCTATATTTGTGTTCATATTTATATAGTTTGTTTAATTTTCTTTTGACTACTCTTTCTAAGTGGGATTTAAACTAGAAAATATTTCTGTCATTGATGTTAGTACTAGCTTCTACTATTTTTTTGTTCCTGATGTGTGAAAACAAGAAGATTGATACTTTAATTTCTTGCTGCACCTGAATggtgattttttttctctttcttaacGATGTTAATCTTTGTTGGGATCGAAATCAGATTATCGAAATTTCTTGAAGTCTTAGAAAAGAATCCATGGCTACACTTGGTTTTTTTTCCGACTTCCAAGTTCCTCTCCGTCTCCCTTTGCCAAATAGAGACTTCAAGAAGCTTCTATCTTAAGGCTGCTACCGATTCCTCCCAATGAAGCTGAACTCGCCTATGGTGTGCAAACCTCTTTCATGGAGGGGCATCGACGGTAAGCGATGCGAGCTACACCGGTCCTCCGGAGGGGAAGTCGAAACACCCCTCCACACTCAGGGTCAGGAACGGGAAAAGGAGAATGAGTAGGATAGGCTCGAGGTAAATTCTTTCTTTTAGGGGAGGTCCCATCCCGGCGTCGTGCGGAAACTAACAATTACAAACCTTGAACAGCGATAAATCAGATAACAAAGAAATTATATTAAAAGAATCATATTATTCTAATATGGATGCTAGTATGTAAATTATATTAAAAGAATCATATTATTCTAATATGGATGCTATTATGTTTGTGTTGTGAGAGAGACATGTCCGAAACTTTTCCGCCAATTTATAGATGTCTGAAAGGAAACCTTTTCTATGaagaattttttttgaaataaaacacaattatggtagagtccaaataaaatagaaaattcaGGGCAACCTTAACAATCTTAACAACTAAAATTGCTTATATGGTCCTTCATATGCTATCAAAAACAACCTAAATAGATGTTAATTTTAGATTTGGTTTGTTTTTGTTCTCTCTATAGTGCGTATTATATTAATGTAAATCTTTTTACCGACTAGAGTTTTAAGTGTAATCACATTAGCTGTAAAGTTATTGAATTTTTTGTGAGAATGTTATACTGCACAAACAAGGTAAATACATTTTCTTGGGGCATTATATTCTTGAACACTACAATTAGCAAACTTTGACAAAAGATGGTGTGTGGATGTATATTATCTATTCTAGTCCTGTAGTAATACATACCtccccgtttcaatttatgtgaacttatttcaTTATTAATTCGTGAAAAAAATGACgtttttatatatttgaaaataattcacttttatgttatgtatagtcacacaaaatatatatgactcatttaacaccacaagtttaaacgtttttttttaaaactccATGCTCAGTCAAATAGAttaacataaattgaaacggatggagtaaAAGATTACGTAGGGACCACTGCGAAGCAATactatcaaatatatatatatatatattattttcgtAAGAATATTGTTAAGCATATGTAACATTTAATGCTTCCAAACGAGAGACTCGTTTTTTATGGTTTCAACCTGGGAAGGCAGTAGAGAAGCCCATCCTAGCACGTAAATATAATCAATTTATGGCAAACAT includes these proteins:
- the LOC132610047 gene encoding uncharacterized protein LOC132610047 gives rise to the protein MSPPPALLGPPEIHGISTTITTPPPTLHSLIIKSTLTPQQDIFYQPIMTRMGLTENGSATFLSTGNPCLDFFFHIVPDTPDQDLVKRLELSWKNDALTTLKLICNLRGVRGTGKSEKEGFYTSSLWLHYYHPKTLACNVKAIADFGYFKDVLEILYRLVEGPDVRKNEKEEWTEKKNNGFLEKKERSISYVSKGKAKKIRLEKIMDKAKKLLDRYDKDCNFKFLYDKISGFFADQLREDMKLYNEGKYYELSLAAKWCPSLDSSYDKSLLMCESIGRKLFPREDYIEYQDLEDAHYAYRVRDRLRKEVLVPLHKALEVPEVYICANKWEDLPYKRVPSVAMTLYKKLFYKHDKERFQQYIEDVKSGKTTIAAGALLPHEIIASLKDSTGPEVAELQWERIVSDLAKIGKLTNCMAISDVSGSMSGTPMEVSVALGLLISELSEEPWKGKLITFSSNPEFHFVKGKNLSQKTNFIRRMVWGGNTDFQKVFDKILEVAVKGKLSEEQMIKRVFVFSDMEFDQASMNPWETDYQVIQKKFKKNGYKKVPEIVFWNLRNSVATPVPSNQEGVALVSGFSKNLVTLFLEEGGIMSPEAVMMQAISAEEYQKLVVFD